The Triticum aestivum cultivar Chinese Spring chromosome 7B, IWGSC CS RefSeq v2.1, whole genome shotgun sequence genome window below encodes:
- the LOC123157802 gene encoding BAG family molecular chaperone regulator 1, translating to MMRGKDQRPAAFSPMRESVAAAVQEEVWEVRPSGMLVQKRTPDSDPPPGGAPVPTIRVKVKYAGVYHEVYINSQASFGELKKLMSEKTGLHPDDQKVVYKDRERDSKAFLDMVGVKDRSKMTLLEDPTAQAKRLIEERRNTKAQRAAKAVSRVSLDLDKLASKVSALETIVSKGGKVVEADLVTLTEALMSELLKLDAIVAEGDVKDQRRIQEKRVQKNVETLDAIRAKTTKKNTTPAATANKARAPHLPPRPPPAQQHQQRRQFQPAAPTTATAPAPQTATTNWDTFDLLSSAPSSSSPAPVSTMALATTTSPSPRFEWELF from the exons ATGATGCGCGGCAAGGATCAGAGGCCCGCGGCATTCTCCCCGATGAGggagtcggtggcggcggcggtgcaggAGGAGGTGTGGGAGGTCCGGCCGAGCGGCATGCTGGTGCAGAAGCGCACCCCGGACTCGGACCCGCCCCCCGGCGGCGCGCCCGTTCCCACCATCCGCGTCAAGGTCAAGTACGCCGGCGTGTACCACGAGGTGTACATCAACTCCCAGGCCTCCTTCGGGGAGCTCAAGAAGCTCATGTCCGAGAAGACGGGGCTGCACCCGGACGACCAGAAGGTGGTGTACAAGGACAGGGAGCGGGACTCCAAGGCCTTCCTCGACATGGTCGGCGTCAAGGACCGCTCCAAGATGACGCTGCTCGAGGACCCCACCGCCCAGGCCAAGCGCCTCATCGAGGAGCGCCGGAATACCAAGGCCCAGCGCGCCGCCAAGGCCGTCTCGCGCGTCAGCCTCGACCTCGACAAGCTCGCGTCCAAG GTGTCGGCGCTGGAGACGATCGTTAGCAAGGGCGGCAAGGTGGTGGAGGCCGACCTGGTCACGCTCACCGAGGCGCTGATGAGCGAGCTGCTCAAGCTGGACGCCATCGTCGCCGAGGGCGACGTCAAGGACCAGCGGCGGATCCAGGAGAAGCGGGTGCAGAAGAACGTGGAGACGCTGGACGCCATCCGCGCCAAGACGACCAAGAAAAACACTACACCTGCCGCAACGGCCAATAAGGCCCGGGCGCCGCACCTACCCCCTCGTCCGCCGCCGGCGCAGCAGCACCAGCAGCGCCGGCAGTTCCAGCCGGCTGCACCCACCACGGCGACCGCCCCCGCGCCGCAGACCGCGACGACGAACTGGGATACGTTCGACCTGCTGTCCTCCGCGCCCTCTTCTTCGTCACCGGCGCCGGTGTCCACCATGGCGCTGGCGACCACCACCTCGCCGTCCCCGAGGTTCGAGTGGGAGCTCTTCTAG